CGTTTtggcatttattttctttgactTCTTCCGGGCTAATAGATAAGGGTGAGTTGGACCTATTTGGTGATTTGGCCATACCATTTGTGGCACTTTCGTTTGATTTCAACTGCACAGTTTCATACAGTTGACTGGCTTGTTTTGGACTACAGTTTGGGTCTTTAAGGTGATAGATTTTGTCCGGGGGTGGAGACTGCGAAACGGATCTGATGATATTTCCTGGTCTAACTCCCACCTCCCCAAGCGCTGACAAATCAACCACGCCATTGGCACTTGGCTCTACCTTAACTTGGGTCCTATGCAGCACCCTTTGAATTACATGCCTTTCCGTAGACTGCTTATAATCTAGATTTTCCGAACCTGGAGAGGAGATTTCGCTATTGGGCGTTGAAGATGGTGACGGGAATGATCTTTCGGACTTCACCCAATCTTTTGCGTTGCCGTTCGGTGAGGGTGAATCCCGAGAACCAGCTAGTTTATCGCCTACAGGACTGCTGTTTTCCTCTGGTGACTGCGGCCGTGCTCGGAATCTCGACCTATCTAAACCTTCGGGAACTGGTTGGATCACGCCGCTGTGACTCAAAGAACGTTCCTGGTTTGATTTGAGCGGAATTGGGATCGGTATAGGAATAGGAACCGGAAGAGGAACTATCACTGGATAAGGAACGAGGACCGTCGGATGGGGCAGTAGCGGGCTAAAAGACGGTATTCCATAATTCATCATGGGAGGCATCGGGACGGGTGCTACCGGAGGAACTGGACCTCGCGGTAGCATGTTAAGAGGCGGAGAATGCAGTCCTGGAAAGTACGCGCCGGGAAAGGGGTGCATGAGGCCGGGCGGATTCATGGCGGCAGCGGGCGTAGGGGGCTGCAGGTGGGGTGAGTGCGGGGGTCTATGGATGGGACTGGAGGGTGGTCCTGGGTGTCTCGGGGCACTGGTTAGCGGACTCTTTAGCCCCTGAGCGTGCAGGGGAGGTCGGATGAATGGCATGGGCAtcgggggggtgtgggggtggtCTAGCATCGGGCGGGATGGGTGGTGAGGAGGGTGCAGAGCAGGTATGGGGTGGGGGGATGCGGCTATGGCAGGGGGAGGACCGGGCGGTTGGGGCGGAGTAGGTCGGTCCAATGTTCTGGAACCGGATGGCTTCGGTTCCGGTGGAGATTCACAGGCCGTGTTCATTTTGGGGGATGATTTGCGATGTCTGGTCTCACCGTTACTACTGGTCCACGATTCAGGAGTGAGGAGCTTTTGGGGTGTGCTGCTTTTGCCCTCAGAAGATTGTCCCTCCTGGCTGCCACTACTCCGACCCGGACTGGACTCAGAGTTCGGACCTAGATAGATTAAAAGATAGATAAACAATTTTGTTGTCATTCAAGGTACACATTTGACAAACACACGTGACACATTCGTGTGGCTTTGACACCTGTTTAAACCTGCTTTTGGTCAtgttgggataagtatttcacattttctaacttaaaataatgcatttggGAAATTTACTTTATAAAGTACACCTTCgtttccaatgaggcatttaggcattagagctccctctgctgtctggAATAGGAATTAACATTTAGAAAGTAAACAAATTAAGTCCTTATCCCCCGTGAGTGcaatgctaatagagccatgtgtttgaatgagtgcagtgatggtttatgggcttaaaagcAGCATAGAGGAAGTGCAGAGTTTTCTCTATGACGCAACTACACTGGCAAAAAGTGAATGAAGCATTTTTGAAGTTCAGAGAAGTTGACATTGAATTAGTAGATTtattaaacaagtgtgaatgaagcataATACAACTTGGCTACGTTTTTGATCAGGGGACAtcataacatggtcaaaatgcaattttgcatgtgtttatagtatatatatatatatatatatatatatatatatatatatatatatatatatatatatatatatatatatatatatatatatatatactttgttccttcttgtgatgtcattacgtggcaatacaggaagctgtttttaaactacctatgccttcactagaatcatgtgaatcattttcagccctgaaattgtcAAACTCTGTAGCTACAGCTACTATTTCAGCCTCATTGTATCGCCTTCACTGGTCTTTGTACCACCCGATGATTGATTTTCTGAGGTAATCTCAgctgaacaaaaggcaaaactATTTTTTGAGGCAACATTGTATGGTTATTCTAGAGTATTGGAAAGTAAATCAGTCCAATTGAGGCTAAAAATgtctgttaactttaaaactaccacttaatgaagtcacaaggtggaacagagaattttgagaaGTAGACTAATATTAcaggttactcagacatgtgtgaatgacacaagACACAACTCAGGTATGTTCTTGAGGATCTAACAACTTTCCAACATAACTAAAAGTTCACCTGCGTAAAATATCACCTTTAACTCTGTTCTCCTAAAATTGTCGGTCTAACCTGTCATTAGTTTAAAAATTCTTGTCAAATTGAACATTGAGCGGAGAGAAGGTCTTTGGTGATGCTACCTGTGGAGAGAGCAGCCCGGGCCTCCCTGTAGAAGACGTCCATCTTGTACTGGTTGAGGCACTTTGTGGAGCAGAACTGGAGGCGTTCTTCACCCGAGCCGAAGTCCAGGTACTCTTTGGTGTAGCGCACGTGTTTGCACCAATCACAGGCCTGCGACACAGGGGACAGAGACTGCGCCGGGTCACATGGGGAAGTGGAACAGACTTATACATTTAGATTGACTGCACATACACAACCATCACCTaggtttaaatgtgcactgtgtaacttttctgctgcaaGGTGGAGACATGGAGATGCGCTGTTTTGCtttctgatgtttatttaagtacagGTGTTGTTCTAAAACACcttcaaaatgcattattacTCTTAGGTGGacaagaacattttttttttccatggagacaagcaagaggcCAATATGTCTTATAATATGTTTTGCTGGGAGATGCACTGGTCTCtgttgtgcttataaactcatcgtggtgaataattaggaagttgagaatgcataaataaaaatcaggtacagtgacagggacaagtagtagtagtagtagttgattGAGCAACCGATACACCGACCCCAGTGTCAATCTTTGGCAGAGACACATTTACTTCCAAAACTGTACATTCTActtcaccagaaaggttacgtaATGCACCTTTAGGAATTGTTGTTGAATAAGTCGTTCATTGTGATGCCAGCAACAActgaattcatttttttgtttaaatctaaAGCACAAATAGAGGTTggtaaaagtaatttaaatgtaGGATTATGATGAAAAACCTTTTTGCTTGTAACACAAAGCTAGTATTGACCTCAAAGTAGTGATATATTAATGCCGGCTATGTGCACAAATGTGGATATTGATACTGTTATACAATTATACAATACAATTATATATACTAATTAACATTCAAATTTTAAGGGTAGATgtaaaattatcacatttttatatagagcttttccaccttcattcacacaccagtgcacacagacactgggggcgatcggggttaagtgtcttgcccaagaacacaacaggattcatctgtgggagctggaatcacatcgcAAACCTGTAGGTCAACCGATCTACCACTCATCATTGGTCTgacgctctaccaatgatgtttatatcgagagcgAGATTCTCCCCACcaatcttcggatcagtgggcaaacactctaccaactgagccactgccgtCCTCATGTACACATGGTCACCTGGCCTCCTGCCCTCAAATACAGTTTATGTTAAGGCCATTTCTTTATTGTTCTGTGTCAAGCCCTAGAGCCTATTTGAAAGCCTTTTGTATATGTTTATTGAAATGCCTTCACCCATAAGGTCAGACTAGGATCGGTAttgaaaaatgttgaaatatacCCCCAAAGAACTTGTTATCGTATCATAATTACACAGTATAGGTAGTTATAATCaggcccgtcaacagaaatGTGGGGGCCCAgcgcaagaagcctcacatggcccccctctaatataaattattaGTAAGAGAGTCCAATTCTAGGCCCCTAAAACCCTGAGTCCTGGGGCAACAGACCGCTTTGTCCCTGCCTGTCAACTGCAGGGAATAAAGAGTAAAGTGTGTTCAAACCTGCAGGTGCTCCTCAGTTGTATCTGTGAGGCCAGGTGACCAGGTGATCATGTGTAAATGAGTTAAATTATCATCTTTATATTaggtcaaaagtatcaataatcagataataatcatcactgaaacaaattttgaaactagatttttagtatgattttgagatttatcagaacaaatataagacctcgTGCTAAGATAAAGTAAGTACTATTATTGTgcatatgaaaattacattctattactaAAAAAAGCATTTGGTATCTTTATTGTGGTGTTGTAGtcggtatcgagtattgagtcaACTCCTTAGGATCAAAAgtgagtttgaaattgtagtattgtgacaacactactttatATGTACACAATATGAGATGGTGTAATACGAAGCTGTGTGAGTTGAACCTGGATAAACTAACCCAGGTGTAGTTAAAGCAGTACTACAGTGTGGAGCAGGTTATAGGTTCAGGCAGGGCATGTTACCATAGAGACCAAACCCAGTAAAAAACCAAGGTTAACGCTGGAGTGACGTCTCTAACCCTCTACTCCAGCTCTACAGGGCTGTGTCCAGACTTTTAGCGTGGTACCATCTTTTCTAGAATGTATCACTGAAATGTCACATCTTAAAATTAATactttgtatatttgtaatttgttatgttataatttggacttttatgagtaaaaatgaacaaatatgtGTATTGTAATCATCCCAAATATATATACTTGATTTGATTagattctattttattattgtgtctttcaTACAAAAAATGCCGAGTCCTTTAATGGACTTATAAgacattaacaaaatacaacaggCCTGTTGCCAGACGTGTGTTACTTGTACTGGTTGAGGCAATACTCTCATTTAAATAAACTCATTtgccgcttcttccaggctttacagagaaatgaagctgacttataaacattagaatgaaacaaccatttcatcttgtcgtcatcattacaccagaacatatcagagcattgggtgaacatttcatcaaataaaggatttataaattcatcataaaatggacaatacaacaaaaaatgtgcttCACTTTCCATTTCtccaactcacataaaccacaaagtctttcttcttcagagGCTTCAGAAAACCTCCCAGTTTCTAAGTCCAGGGGAAGGATCCCTGTCACAGCTGTGCCATCAACCATCTTTGATTCATACtcaaatttgctctgacataaaattcagtatccaccatatatatatatatatatatatatatatatatatatatatatatatatatatatatatatatatatatatatatatatatatatatatatatatatatatatatatatatatatatgcccaCGAGCAAAAGTCCCCTTGCTGTATACTAGTATTAAagaccctgtacctgatttcctgtacctgtgtatttgagcagaatttgccccactacagatatatttatgagcagctcttgaggtcaaaataagtctgcagtgtaagtctgcatctaattataaacggAGATGCACCGATCCAATACTCTTATCAAATATCAGCGCCGATATTGAAAATTTTACTGGATCGGAAActggcttccaaatatcggttcagatATCCTGGAtggacatataaattgatgtattattattaactatCTTAGTAGGCCCAGAAAGCCTCgcaatgtttgatttttttaaatttttaagtTCTTCTGTGGTTACTTGGGAGataaataacacacacataaaacaattGGAtcagttttcagtctctggtatcggttgatatcgggcaTCAGCAAATACTTAAAGCTTTAGTATGAGAAtcggtattggaactgaaaGAACTaagtataaagtgtttttttggcCATTGTTAGCTGTACCGCGATGCCAAAACTCTGCCCTGGTctctgagttgtgaaaagtgcttataaactcatcagcgTGAGtgattaggatgttctgaatgcataagataagagaggaataactttggaccactgcaacctgtttaaaatagtctagttctgtttttcacattttaaagacagtacAAATCAAGTGGACTggtagtagctcagttggttgatcAATCGACCCACTGACCCTAAGGTTGCGGGTTCAATCTTTGGCAGGAACGCATTTCCTTCCAAAACTGTAGATTCATTTCTGCCTGTTTATAAACAATCCAGTTCTACAACTTGATCAAACTTTGGCCGTCCTCCCGTTCCTGTAACTGTGTAAGTGTCAGTGCAGCTCCACAGTGTAATGCTATCTGCGTGTTATGGTGATATGGCGGTAGGACTGTGggagcgttagcgttagcatgcaGTCCTCAAAGGCACATTGACGGTACAGGGACTTACTCGTGCGGAGCTGGGGGTCTTCAGCACCAGTCTGGGCGAGTCCTCGGAGTGGGGGGGCTGTGGGGAGCGCTCACTCTGGAGGTCCTCATCTCGTGCCTGAACAAAAACAGAGGAAACGGTATTCAGCAAGTGCAGCGTTAGCATGAGCATCCAGCCAaaaacagaggcagaggagcagggcgcTGGAAACTGTTTACTGATGTagttaaagtgcacatgacaggttttcattaTTAATCAAGTGGCAGTTCGTGGAgtaaaagttgagaagaaaagtacagaaatatagGAAGTAGCTCTGAGAATACCTCTATGTACAGtatgtcatcaacacgga
This sequence is a window from Periophthalmus magnuspinnatus isolate fPerMag1 chromosome 24, fPerMag1.2.pri, whole genome shotgun sequence. Protein-coding genes within it:
- the sobpb gene encoding sine oculis-binding protein homolog B isoform X2, with protein sequence MPEMEKGRPAENKRSRKPAHPVKRELNQEMKTFAESTMNELLGWYGYDKVELRESEANEIRNYRERRQHVSVLKENSLPKPKESKVCVPSVLSVKPVDRDVSNRDVSSVPASSPSSSTSSTLTTPKELKSAPVIVPLIKPSAVEDTAAVHIVCVWCQKEGVKRYSLCMGSELKSFCSEKCFAACRRAYFKRNKARDEDLQSERSPQPPHSEDSPRLVLKTPSSARACDWCKHVRYTKEYLDFGSGEERLQFCSTKCLNQYKMDVFYREARAALSTGPNSESSPGRSSGSQEGQSSEGKSSTPQKLLTPESWTSSNGETRHRKSSPKMNTACESPPEPKPSGSRTLDRPTPPQPPGPPPAIAASPHPIPALHPPHHPSRPMLDHPHTPPMPMPFIRPPLHAQGLKSPLTSAPRHPGPPSSPIHRPPHSPHLQPPTPAAAMNPPGLMHPFPGAYFPGLHSPPLNMLPRGPVPPVAPVPMPPMMNYGIPSFSPLLPHPTVLVPYPVIVPLPVPIPIPIPIPLKSNQERSLSHSGVIQPVPEGLDRSRFRARPQSPEENSSPVGDKLAGSRDSPSPNGNAKDWVKSERSFPSPSSTPNSEISSPGSENLDYKQSTERHVIQRVLHRTQVKVEPSANGVVDLSALGEVGVRPGNIIRSVSQSPPPDKIYHLKDPNCSPKQASQLYETVQLKSNESATNGMAKSPNRSNSPLSISPEEVKENKCQNVEPQTEEPVVGDVGEDPHVPDEDHAYALPTTPKSSGTITPTPTATTTATTVTTATPLLLPKLRDKGSLRTAAAAPPTGGDMEPALKRRCLRLREQNK
- the sobpb gene encoding sine oculis-binding protein homolog B isoform X1, whose amino-acid sequence is MPEMEKGRPAENKRSRKPAHPVKRELNQEMKTFAESTMNELLGWYGYDKVELRESEANEIRNYRERRQHVSVLKENSLPKPKESKVCVPSVLSVKPVDRDVSNRDVSSVPASSPSSSTSSTLTTPKELKSAPVIVPLIKPSAVEDTAAVHIVCVWCQKEGVKRYSLCMGSELKSFCSEKCFAACRRAYFKRNKARDEDLQSERSPQPPHSEDSPRLVLKTPSSARSLSPVSQACDWCKHVRYTKEYLDFGSGEERLQFCSTKCLNQYKMDVFYREARAALSTGPNSESSPGRSSGSQEGQSSEGKSSTPQKLLTPESWTSSNGETRHRKSSPKMNTACESPPEPKPSGSRTLDRPTPPQPPGPPPAIAASPHPIPALHPPHHPSRPMLDHPHTPPMPMPFIRPPLHAQGLKSPLTSAPRHPGPPSSPIHRPPHSPHLQPPTPAAAMNPPGLMHPFPGAYFPGLHSPPLNMLPRGPVPPVAPVPMPPMMNYGIPSFSPLLPHPTVLVPYPVIVPLPVPIPIPIPIPLKSNQERSLSHSGVIQPVPEGLDRSRFRARPQSPEENSSPVGDKLAGSRDSPSPNGNAKDWVKSERSFPSPSSTPNSEISSPGSENLDYKQSTERHVIQRVLHRTQVKVEPSANGVVDLSALGEVGVRPGNIIRSVSQSPPPDKIYHLKDPNCSPKQASQLYETVQLKSNESATNGMAKSPNRSNSPLSISPEEVKENKCQNVEPQTEEPVVGDVGEDPHVPDEDHAYALPTTPKSSGTITPTPTATTTATTVTTATPLLLPKLRDKGSLRTAAAAPPTGGDMEPALKRRCLRLREQNK